From Desmospora profundinema, a single genomic window includes:
- a CDS encoding homoserine dehydrogenase, which yields MAVQEIKVGLMGLGTVGSGVVRLVERHQEDLWNQTGCTITIEKALVRDKQKERAVRLPEGVLTDKPEELLHHDGIDIVVEVMGGIEPTRGYIRQALETGKHVVTANKDLMALHGAELLSVAAKNHCDVFYEASVAGGIPILRALVEGFSSDRITRMVGIVNGTTNFILSEMKKNGMAFEDALAEAQRLGYAEADPTADVDGWDAARKMAILATLGFHTEWPLDEVKVRGIGDVTLEDVRFAGQLGYTLKLVGIARQDEGKVEVSVQPALLPDEHPLSSVDGVYNAVYVHGEAVGETMFYGPGAGELPTATAVVSDLVTVVKNQKLGVNGRSVVAPYREHKPKAPADIWSKHYFCLHVADEAGVLAGITQLFADKGVSLEKVLQVPRTREQEAEIILVTHQANGEQLLHIIEGLEALPTVVRIQSHYRVEGGEH from the coding sequence ATGGCGGTACAAGAGATCAAAGTGGGCCTGATGGGTTTGGGCACCGTCGGTTCGGGGGTGGTGCGATTGGTGGAACGTCACCAAGAGGACCTGTGGAATCAGACGGGGTGTACCATCACCATCGAAAAGGCGCTGGTGCGGGACAAACAAAAGGAGCGGGCTGTCCGTCTGCCGGAGGGGGTTTTGACCGACAAGCCGGAAGAGTTGCTCCATCATGACGGGATCGATATCGTGGTGGAGGTGATGGGAGGAATCGAACCGACCCGCGGGTACATCCGTCAAGCATTGGAAACCGGAAAACATGTGGTTACCGCCAACAAGGACCTGATGGCGCTTCACGGGGCAGAACTGCTGTCGGTAGCGGCTAAAAACCATTGCGATGTGTTTTATGAAGCCAGTGTGGCCGGCGGAATCCCCATCCTGCGGGCGTTGGTGGAAGGATTTTCTTCAGACCGCATCACACGCATGGTGGGGATTGTAAACGGGACCACCAACTTTATCCTGAGTGAAATGAAGAAAAATGGAATGGCATTTGAAGATGCCTTGGCGGAAGCACAACGGCTGGGGTACGCCGAAGCGGATCCCACCGCTGATGTGGACGGTTGGGATGCCGCCCGTAAGATGGCGATTCTGGCCACCCTGGGCTTTCATACTGAATGGCCCCTGGATGAGGTGAAAGTGCGGGGGATCGGGGATGTAACGCTGGAGGATGTCCGGTTTGCCGGTCAATTGGGATACACGCTGAAACTGGTGGGGATCGCCAGACAGGATGAGGGAAAAGTGGAAGTGAGTGTCCAGCCGGCATTGCTTCCCGACGAACATCCGCTGTCGTCGGTGGACGGGGTGTACAATGCGGTTTACGTCCATGGGGAAGCGGTCGGAGAGACGATGTTTTATGGTCCGGGTGCGGGAGAGTTACCGACGGCGACGGCGGTTGTTTCCGATCTGGTGACCGTGGTGAAAAATCAGAAACTGGGGGTTAATGGACGTTCGGTGGTGGCCCCTTACCGGGAACACAAGCCCAAAGCCCCTGCGGATATCTGGTCCAAACATTATTTCTGCCTCCATGTGGCGGATGAGGCTGGAGTATTGGCCGGTATTACCCAGCTGTTTGCCGATAAAGGAGTCAGCTTGGAAAAAGTGTTGCAGGTGCCCCGGACACGGGAGCAAGAGGCGGAGATTATTCTGGTTACCCACCAGGCTAACGGCGAGCAGTTACTTCACATTATCGAAGGGCTGGAAGCCTTGCCGACCGTGGTTCGCATTCAAAGTCACTACCGTGTGGAAGGGGGAGAACATTGA
- the ilvE gene encoding branched-chain-amino-acid transaminase — protein MEERWVYMNGRYVKKEEATVSIFDHGFLYGDGIFEGIRVYDGNVFRLRDHLVRLYESARSIMLDIPLKIEELEQSVVEAVRKNELRDAYIRLVVSRGKGELCLDPSKCNDPQVIIIVDQVRLFPQETYDRGLKIITVPTRRNVPDALNPKIKSLNYLNNILVKIEANQAGVGEALMLNGDGYVAEGSGDNIFLVKKGILYTPPGYVGALEGITRQAIMDLCERNGYTVKEQPFTRHDVYVADEVFLTGTAAEVIAVVNVDGRTIADGVPGPVTQHLLKEFRQLVTVDGTQAFPEDAAAKEKVAAGQAG, from the coding sequence ATGGAAGAACGTTGGGTGTACATGAATGGTCGTTATGTGAAAAAGGAGGAGGCGACAGTTTCCATTTTCGATCATGGATTCCTCTATGGGGACGGTATTTTTGAGGGGATCCGGGTCTATGACGGGAATGTGTTCCGGTTGCGGGATCATCTGGTACGTCTGTATGAGTCGGCGCGATCCATCATGCTGGACATTCCGTTGAAAATCGAGGAGTTGGAGCAGTCCGTCGTGGAAGCTGTTCGCAAAAACGAGTTAAGGGACGCCTATATCCGTCTAGTCGTCTCACGGGGAAAAGGGGAGCTCTGCCTGGACCCCTCCAAGTGTAACGACCCCCAAGTGATCATCATTGTTGATCAAGTCCGATTATTCCCGCAGGAGACCTATGATCGGGGACTAAAGATCATCACCGTTCCCACCCGGCGGAACGTACCGGATGCACTCAACCCTAAAATTAAATCCCTGAACTATCTGAACAACATCCTGGTTAAGATCGAAGCCAACCAAGCCGGCGTCGGGGAAGCGCTCATGCTGAACGGCGACGGTTATGTGGCGGAAGGTTCCGGAGACAACATCTTTTTGGTGAAAAAAGGGATCCTCTATACCCCGCCGGGCTATGTGGGTGCACTGGAGGGCATCACGCGCCAGGCGATTATGGATTTGTGTGAACGAAACGGATACACGGTGAAGGAGCAACCCTTCACCCGTCACGATGTGTATGTGGCTGATGAGGTGTTCCTCACCGGGACCGCCGCCGAAGTAATCGCGGTGGTGAACGTGGACGGACGCACCATTGCCGACGGTGTCCCTGGACCCGTCACCCAGCACCTGTTAAAGGAATTCCGCCAGCTGGTGACTGTCGACGGGACGCAAGCGTTTCCGGAAGATGCAGCGGCCAAGGAAAAAGTGGCAGCCGGGCAAGCTGGATGA
- the thrC gene encoding threonine synthase, with protein MNRMGILKQYREYLPVTRDTPALTLYEGNTPLVHLERLSEAWGVELFAKVEGFNPTGSFKDRGMVVAVAKAAEAGSRAVICASTGNTSASAAAYAARMGMRAVVVVPDGHIALGKLSQAVVYGAEVLAIQGNFDEGLKIVRRIADEQDVTLVNSVNPYRIEGQKTGAFEVCEQLGAAPDVLAIPVGNAGNITAYWKGFQEYRDRGRIDSLPLMRGFEAEGAAAIVRGEPIAQPETVATAIRIGNPASWESAVRAADESGGAIDSVTDAEILEAYRELTRLEGLFAEPASAASLAGVKKARREGKISTGAKVVAVLTGNGLKDPSTAMEAVPVKPLRLPNDFDAVAQAIREPRRASHAPL; from the coding sequence ATGAATCGGATGGGCATCTTGAAACAGTATCGCGAGTACCTTCCTGTGACACGGGATACCCCTGCCCTCACCCTGTACGAGGGCAATACCCCCTTGGTTCACCTGGAACGATTGTCGGAAGCGTGGGGGGTGGAACTCTTTGCCAAAGTGGAGGGTTTCAACCCGACGGGATCCTTCAAGGACCGGGGGATGGTGGTGGCTGTAGCCAAGGCGGCGGAAGCGGGTAGTCGTGCCGTCATCTGTGCATCCACCGGCAATACCTCTGCTTCCGCAGCCGCATATGCCGCCCGTATGGGGATGCGGGCCGTGGTGGTGGTGCCGGATGGCCACATCGCACTGGGCAAACTCTCGCAAGCGGTGGTGTATGGAGCAGAAGTGCTGGCCATCCAGGGGAATTTCGATGAAGGGTTGAAGATTGTGCGGCGGATCGCGGATGAACAAGATGTGACATTGGTTAATTCCGTTAATCCCTATCGAATCGAAGGACAGAAAACGGGGGCCTTCGAGGTGTGCGAACAGTTGGGTGCGGCACCGGATGTGTTGGCGATTCCGGTAGGGAATGCCGGCAATATTACTGCTTATTGGAAAGGATTCCAGGAATATCGGGATCGGGGTCGGATCGATTCACTCCCGCTCATGCGCGGATTTGAAGCGGAAGGAGCAGCCGCCATTGTCCGCGGGGAACCTATCGCCCAACCGGAGACCGTGGCGACGGCCATCCGCATCGGCAATCCGGCCAGTTGGGAATCGGCGGTACGGGCGGCGGATGAATCGGGCGGAGCGATTGACTCCGTCACCGATGCGGAAATCCTAGAGGCGTACCGGGAACTGACGCGACTGGAAGGGCTGTTTGCGGAACCGGCATCTGCCGCCTCCCTGGCCGGTGTGAAGAAAGCACGCCGGGAAGGGAAGATTTCCACTGGTGCAAAAGTGGTGGCCGTTCTCACGGGGAATGGGTTGAAGGATCCGTCCACTGCGATGGAAGCCGTTCCGGTGAAGCCGCTCCGCCTTCCTAACGACTTTGACGCAGTGGCACAGGCGATCCGGGAGCCGAGGAGGGCTTCCCATGCACCCCTTTGA
- a CDS encoding golvesin C-terminal-like domain-containing protein → MKRLIRLVIPVMFLVTIMSVMIGFRHLETLEANEMRVIEEFRERWMRETDGPGLMRMQETLWGNWVVSTNANGYFGPDYHAHQPGDGSAVFTWSFQVKQEGTYNIRVNYAAAFDRAFNAPYTVRYSGGQVTEFVDQRTGGGRWIPIGTFDFQQGEKVTVTLSNHADGVVIADAIRISEEGNASNRLILDNRNPNQGFEPVQQSPQQQPAHGQPGQEQPGGEQPGAAQPGSQTEVLQQP, encoded by the coding sequence GTGAAGCGGTTAATCCGGTTGGTGATTCCGGTTATGTTTTTGGTGACCATTATGTCGGTGATGATTGGGTTCCGTCATCTGGAAACATTGGAAGCGAACGAAATGCGTGTAATTGAGGAGTTCCGGGAACGCTGGATGCGTGAAACAGATGGACCGGGATTGATGAGGATGCAGGAGACGTTGTGGGGGAATTGGGTGGTTTCCACCAACGCAAACGGTTATTTTGGTCCTGATTATCACGCTCATCAACCAGGCGATGGATCAGCCGTGTTCACGTGGTCGTTCCAAGTGAAACAAGAGGGGACGTACAATATTCGAGTCAATTACGCTGCGGCTTTTGACCGTGCTTTCAATGCCCCCTACACCGTTCGTTATTCAGGCGGGCAAGTGACGGAGTTCGTGGATCAGCGGACAGGTGGAGGACGTTGGATTCCGATTGGGACCTTCGACTTCCAGCAGGGAGAAAAGGTGACGGTTACCCTATCCAATCATGCGGACGGGGTGGTAATCGCCGATGCGATTCGAATTTCGGAAGAAGGGAATGCTTCCAACAGACTGATTTTGGACAATCGCAATCCTAATCAAGGTTTTGAACCGGTCCAACAATCCCCGCAGCAACAACCGGCTCACGGACAACCCGGCCAGGAACAGCCGGGAGGGGAGCAACCGGGTGCTGCTCAACCAGGCTCCCAAACCGAAGTACTGCAACAACCCTGA
- a CDS encoding low molecular weight protein-tyrosine-phosphatase codes for MTSVLFVCLGNICRSPMAEAVMRHQLEQEGLADQVQVDSAGTGNWHVGHPPHRGTRDILKREGISDEGIQARQIKGEDLSAFDFVIVMDNSNFDDVSRLAKGKADNIHRFVDFIPDTPYREVPDPYFTGNFDETYSLVEAGCRGIVQAIKERETG; via the coding sequence GTGACATCCGTCTTGTTCGTCTGTTTGGGCAACATCTGCCGCTCCCCGATGGCGGAAGCCGTGATGCGTCACCAATTGGAACAGGAAGGACTGGCCGACCAGGTCCAGGTGGACTCCGCCGGTACGGGTAACTGGCACGTCGGCCATCCCCCCCATCGCGGTACCCGGGATATCCTGAAACGGGAAGGAATCTCCGACGAAGGGATTCAAGCCCGTCAAATCAAAGGGGAGGACCTGTCCGCCTTTGATTTTGTCATCGTTATGGATAACAGCAATTTCGACGATGTCAGCCGGCTGGCGAAGGGAAAAGCGGACAACATCCACCGTTTCGTCGACTTCATCCCCGATACCCCTTACCGGGAAGTACCGGACCCTTATTTCACCGGAAACTTTGACGAAACCTATTCCCTGGTGGAGGCGGGATGCCGTGGCATCGTACAGGCAATCAAGGAGAGGGAAACCGGCTGA
- the brnQ gene encoding branched-chain amino acid transport system II carrier protein, translated as MHVLSKRESFVIGLMLFALFFGAGNMIFPPALGQAAGSNLWPALIGFIITGVGLPLLGVIAVGVSGGNLQAMAGKVHPVFGVIFPTIVYLAIGPMFGIPRTGTVAFEMGASPFLSEGLREGVWPLFLYTVIFFGLTFWLALNPSKLVGRIGKILTPVLLALIVMLLIKSWLDPIGGLAKPVEAYESTPFVNGFLEGYLTMDTLGALVFGIVVINAIRDRGVTGSRDVARNAIRAAVVAGVGLAFFYLVLGYLGGTSAVLGESDNGAQILARVSHELFGPVGVLLLGSAVTIACLTTSVGLVTAASLFFSRLLRVLSYNQVALALCLVSLGVANLGLTQIITISVPVLVAVYPIAIVLIILTLLDQVLSVRTPVFVGALVGTALISLFDGLAAFHVPLGVWGQWLALIPLQPEGIGWLFPALIGGIIGAMWNLFTGGDAAVKKRTVTNGKNS; from the coding sequence GTGCACGTGTTGTCGAAACGGGAGTCATTCGTGATTGGTTTAATGCTGTTCGCTCTGTTTTTTGGGGCTGGAAATATGATTTTTCCACCGGCCTTGGGACAAGCTGCGGGATCGAATCTGTGGCCTGCCCTTATCGGTTTTATTATCACGGGTGTCGGGTTGCCTCTGCTGGGAGTGATTGCGGTTGGTGTCAGTGGAGGAAACTTGCAGGCGATGGCCGGCAAGGTGCATCCCGTCTTTGGTGTTATTTTTCCCACCATTGTCTATTTAGCGATTGGTCCGATGTTCGGGATTCCCCGGACCGGTACAGTCGCTTTTGAGATGGGGGCCTCCCCTTTTCTTTCGGAAGGACTTCGGGAGGGTGTATGGCCGTTGTTTCTCTATACCGTGATTTTCTTTGGCCTTACTTTTTGGTTGGCGTTAAACCCTTCCAAGCTGGTGGGGCGGATCGGTAAAATCCTGACACCGGTTCTGCTGGCCCTGATTGTCATGCTTTTAATCAAGAGTTGGCTGGATCCCATCGGAGGATTGGCCAAGCCGGTGGAAGCGTACGAATCCACGCCTTTTGTGAACGGTTTTCTGGAAGGATACCTTACGATGGATACCTTGGGGGCGTTGGTATTTGGGATCGTGGTCATCAACGCGATCCGCGACCGGGGTGTGACAGGTTCGCGCGATGTAGCCCGTAACGCGATCCGAGCGGCTGTTGTCGCAGGTGTGGGGTTGGCCTTCTTTTACCTGGTGTTGGGATACTTGGGCGGCACCAGTGCCGTTTTGGGGGAATCGGATAATGGCGCGCAGATCCTGGCTCGGGTGTCTCATGAATTGTTTGGTCCGGTGGGAGTATTGCTGTTGGGATCGGCGGTCACCATCGCTTGTCTTACGACATCAGTGGGTTTGGTGACAGCCGCCTCTCTCTTTTTCTCCCGGCTGTTGCGTGTTTTGTCCTATAACCAGGTGGCTCTCGCACTCTGCCTGGTCAGCTTGGGTGTGGCCAACCTGGGGCTGACGCAGATTATTACCATCTCTGTACCGGTATTGGTGGCGGTTTATCCCATTGCCATCGTTCTGATTATCCTGACCTTGCTGGATCAGGTGTTGTCGGTACGCACGCCCGTCTTTGTGGGAGCATTGGTTGGCACAGCGTTGATCAGCCTATTTGACGGCTTGGCCGCTTTCCATGTGCCGCTGGGTGTATGGGGCCAGTGGCTTGCCCTGATTCCGCTGCAGCCGGAAGGAATCGGATGGTTGTTCCCCGCTCTCATCGGGGGGATCATCGGAGCGATGTGGAATCTTTTTACCGGTGGCGATGCTGCAGTGAAAAAGCGTACGGTGACGAATGGGAAAAACAGTTGA
- the pheA gene encoding prephenate dehydratase: MKEPVAYLGPRGTFTHEAARRMFPEEHYLLHPCDSIPDVLTAVDSGETPYGVVPVENAIEGSVTLTLDWLTHHVDVPITAEVVVPIDQCLFCHPDHKETELSRFTRILSHPQAVAQCREYLRQHVPDAVVSYVDSTADAARRVGSQGRDRWLAIGPRSAGALYGLYQRDAAIQDYENNITRFIAVGKTVPERKQPRCRKTSLLLSLPEDYPGALYNVLASFVRQGINLSRLESRPTKKRLGTYRFFIDAEKEIDDLAMKQAMDEIRDRGCTVRLLGSYPCFSGESSNSSESLDNRDHGAYNHR, translated from the coding sequence ATGAAGGAACCGGTTGCCTATCTGGGGCCAAGGGGGACGTTCACCCACGAAGCGGCCCGACGCATGTTTCCGGAAGAGCACTATTTATTGCACCCCTGTGATTCCATACCCGATGTGCTGACCGCCGTTGACAGCGGGGAGACCCCTTACGGGGTAGTGCCGGTGGAAAACGCCATCGAAGGTTCGGTTACACTGACTCTGGATTGGCTGACTCATCATGTGGATGTTCCCATCACTGCGGAAGTGGTGGTGCCCATTGATCAATGTCTGTTTTGCCATCCTGACCATAAAGAGACGGAGCTCTCCCGCTTCACCCGGATCCTTTCTCATCCGCAGGCGGTAGCGCAATGCAGGGAGTACCTGCGTCAACATGTGCCCGATGCAGTCGTCTCTTACGTGGACAGCACGGCAGATGCCGCCCGCCGTGTCGGTTCCCAGGGACGTGATCGGTGGTTGGCCATCGGACCGCGGTCGGCTGGGGCTCTTTATGGACTGTATCAGCGGGATGCGGCCATCCAGGATTACGAAAACAATATCACCCGCTTTATCGCCGTTGGCAAAACGGTGCCGGAACGAAAGCAGCCTCGTTGTCGTAAGACGAGTTTGCTTCTCTCCTTGCCGGAGGACTATCCCGGAGCTCTGTACAATGTGCTCGCTTCTTTCGTCCGACAGGGGATCAACCTGTCTCGGCTGGAATCCCGTCCGACTAAAAAGCGGCTGGGAACCTATCGGTTTTTCATCGATGCGGAGAAGGAGATCGACGATCTCGCAATGAAACAGGCGATGGATGAAATCCGCGACCGTGGTTGTACCGTACGTCTGCTTGGTTCCTATCCCTGTTTTTCGGGAGAGTCGAGCAATTCGTCGGAATCGCTTGACAATCGTGACCATGGGGCATATAATCATCGTTAA
- a CDS encoding ACT domain-containing protein, which produces MKERDETYFLIRSDMLPEAIQKTVEAKSLLASGEVQTVQEAVEQVGMSRSSFYKYKDGVYPFNALMKEKIITISLTLEHRAGVLSSILSYLATQRGNVLTINQTIPLQGVAGVTMSLDTAQMITDVTTMLEGLKSLDGVKQAQLVSRGE; this is translated from the coding sequence ATGAAGGAGAGGGACGAGACGTACTTTTTGATTCGGTCGGATATGTTGCCGGAAGCGATTCAGAAGACGGTGGAGGCGAAGTCCCTTCTCGCCTCGGGGGAAGTGCAGACGGTGCAGGAGGCGGTGGAACAGGTCGGGATGAGCCGCAGTTCGTTTTATAAATACAAGGATGGGGTTTATCCCTTTAACGCATTGATGAAAGAGAAGATTATTACCATCTCCCTCACACTGGAACATCGGGCGGGAGTGTTGTCCAGCATTTTGTCATACTTGGCAACGCAACGGGGGAACGTGCTCACCATCAACCAGACGATTCCCCTTCAGGGAGTGGCCGGCGTTACTATGTCGTTGGACACTGCCCAGATGATTACCGATGTGACCACGATGCTGGAAGGATTAAAGTCGCTGGATGGGGTGAAACAAGCCCAGTTGGTCTCCAGAGGTGAGTGA
- a CDS encoding LemA family protein — MTLLIVGIVVVVLILFWFATYNSLVKYRNWVEESWAQIDVQLKRRYDLIPNLVETVKGYAKHERETLEQVIEARNRMFTQGNSRNDEMEANNQLSAGLKSLFALSESYPDLKANQNFLMLQEELTGTENKIAYSRQSYNKTVMAYNIKVQSIPTNIVASVHGFTRREMLETPAEERQNVKVSF, encoded by the coding sequence TTGACTTTATTGATCGTTGGAATCGTCGTCGTTGTCCTTATTCTTTTTTGGTTTGCCACATACAACTCCCTGGTTAAGTACCGCAACTGGGTGGAGGAATCGTGGGCCCAGATCGATGTCCAATTGAAGCGGCGCTACGATTTAATTCCCAACCTGGTGGAGACAGTGAAAGGATACGCCAAACACGAGCGTGAAACCTTGGAACAAGTGATTGAAGCCCGCAACCGGATGTTCACCCAGGGAAACAGCCGCAACGACGAGATGGAGGCCAACAATCAACTGAGTGCCGGACTGAAAAGCTTATTTGCGCTGTCGGAATCCTATCCCGACTTGAAAGCCAATCAAAACTTCCTGATGCTGCAGGAAGAACTGACAGGCACGGAGAATAAGATCGCCTACTCTCGTCAGAGTTACAACAAAACGGTCATGGCATACAACATTAAGGTTCAGTCAATCCCCACCAATATCGTGGCTTCCGTTCACGGCTTCACGCGCCGGGAGATGTTGGAGACCCCGGCGGAAGAGCGGCAAAACGTGAAGGTCTCCTTCTGA
- the thrB gene encoding homoserine kinase: MHPFEVRVPGSTANLGSGFDSVGMAIDHWLTLHVTPALQTEVVPIDPHLREIQTDGENLILQVMAACFAEAGQPMPQCRVEVSSDIPLARGLGSSAAAIVGGLAAANHLLGEPWERDVLYQKAVRWEGHPDNVGASLFGGVVIASWDGDRLDYITASPPPFLLVAAVPRMQLKTAKARQVLPNTLAHPEAVMGSSRANLLVAGLLTGDRQALAAGLNDRFHQPYRTSLVPGLKAVLEGVTRHGGIGAFLSGAGPTVMAFADDPVQVERFLVSALADADVQADVYSLESVSTGATVRLTAMEDRSTVCGNIKGASASR, encoded by the coding sequence ATGCACCCCTTTGAAGTGCGGGTTCCCGGGAGCACCGCCAACCTGGGTTCGGGATTTGATTCCGTCGGGATGGCGATCGACCACTGGCTCACTCTGCACGTGACACCGGCGTTGCAAACGGAGGTGGTCCCCATCGATCCCCATCTGCGGGAGATTCAAACCGACGGGGAGAATCTCATCCTGCAAGTGATGGCTGCTTGTTTTGCCGAGGCCGGTCAACCGATGCCCCAATGCCGGGTGGAGGTATCTAGCGACATTCCCCTGGCGCGGGGATTGGGAAGCAGCGCCGCTGCCATTGTCGGCGGTTTGGCGGCGGCCAATCACCTGCTGGGGGAACCCTGGGAGCGGGATGTGTTGTATCAAAAGGCGGTACGGTGGGAAGGACATCCGGACAACGTAGGGGCCTCTCTGTTCGGGGGTGTGGTGATTGCCTCCTGGGACGGAGACCGGCTCGACTACATCACCGCTTCCCCCCCTCCATTTCTGCTGGTGGCGGCCGTTCCCCGCATGCAGTTGAAAACGGCCAAGGCACGCCAAGTATTGCCGAACACCCTCGCTCACCCGGAGGCGGTAATGGGGAGCAGCCGAGCCAACTTGTTGGTGGCCGGTCTCCTTACCGGAGACCGGCAGGCGTTGGCAGCGGGGCTAAACGATCGTTTTCACCAACCTTACCGGACATCCTTGGTGCCGGGGCTAAAGGCGGTATTGGAAGGGGTGACCCGCCACGGAGGCATCGGTGCTTTTCTCAGTGGGGCGGGTCCGACGGTGATGGCATTTGCGGATGATCCGGTCCAGGTGGAAAGATTTTTGGTTTCCGCTTTGGCTGATGCCGATGTCCAGGCCGATGTCTATTCACTGGAATCGGTTTCCACAGGGGCGACCGTCCGATTGACAGCAATGGAAGATCGTAGTACAGTGTGTGGAAACATAAAAGGAGCGAGTGCGAGTCGATGA
- a CDS encoding fructosamine kinase family protein → MPWHRTGNQGEGNRLMPTRETIETILRKRLGPNLSVKGITPVSGGDMNDAFRVETTKSVWFLKMHAHAPYGFFDAEWDGLEALRTAASLLRIPHVQKAEERDGEWPAWLLMEWIHPGEPGPRTAEVLGQGLAELHRFTASAFGWQADNFIGILLQPNTRTDHWPSFWRDQRLLPQFRLAEKRNRLPSERYRRLERLMDRLDHWLDTSDAVPSLLHGDLWGGNWLVDTDGRPCLIDPAAYHGHREVDLAMTELFGGFPKTFHHAYREAYPVDPGYEERRPLYQLYYLLVHLNLFGEGYGESVDRILRRYAG, encoded by the coding sequence ATGCCGTGGCATCGTACAGGCAATCAAGGAGAGGGAAACCGGCTGATGCCCACCCGCGAAACCATTGAAACCATCCTGCGAAAGAGACTGGGACCCAACCTCTCCGTAAAGGGAATCACCCCCGTCTCCGGCGGTGACATGAACGATGCCTTCCGGGTGGAAACCACCAAAAGCGTCTGGTTTCTCAAAATGCATGCCCATGCCCCCTACGGCTTCTTCGACGCGGAATGGGACGGGCTGGAGGCGCTGCGTACTGCGGCCTCCTTGCTCCGTATTCCGCATGTGCAAAAAGCGGAGGAAAGGGATGGAGAATGGCCGGCCTGGCTCCTGATGGAATGGATCCACCCCGGCGAACCGGGCCCCCGCACAGCGGAAGTCTTAGGGCAGGGCTTGGCGGAGCTGCATCGCTTTACCGCTTCCGCATTTGGTTGGCAGGCGGATAATTTCATCGGGATCTTGCTCCAACCCAATACCCGCACGGATCACTGGCCCTCCTTTTGGCGGGATCAACGGCTTCTTCCCCAATTTCGTTTGGCAGAAAAGCGCAACCGCCTCCCCTCAGAGCGCTATCGCCGACTGGAACGTCTGATGGACCGTCTCGATCATTGGCTGGATACCTCCGATGCCGTACCTTCTCTCCTGCATGGGGATTTGTGGGGAGGCAACTGGCTGGTCGACACTGACGGGCGTCCCTGCCTGATCGACCCCGCCGCTTACCACGGCCACCGCGAAGTGGACCTGGCGATGACGGAGTTGTTCGGGGGTTTTCCGAAAACATTTCATCATGCTTACCGAGAAGCGTATCCGGTCGATCCCGGTTACGAGGAACGGCGCCCATTGTACCAACTGTATTACCTGTTGGTTCATCTGAATTTGTTCGGAGAAGGGTATGGTGAGTCGGTGGATCGGATTTTGCGGCGTTATGCGGGATAA
- the htpX gene encoding zinc metalloprotease HtpX — MLLHQQIESNKRKTVLIVTGFILFVLLVGASVSYIQMGEPLWGATFAGLLAIGYTLFMVLSSTRVVMAMNHAQEVKQKEDHPFLWHTVEGLAMAARVPTPRIFIIQDPSPNAFATGISPKDGAVAVTTGLMDRLNREEVEAVLAHEVAHIKNYDIRLATIALALVSVIAILSDFGSRILFWGRRERNVHPIVYVVALVLLFLSPFIATIIRLAISRNREYLADASGAELCRNPYALASALEKIAGVREPVKEASNASAMLYFSDPLKKKMTGLFSTHPPAEERIRRLRGM, encoded by the coding sequence ATGCTTCTTCACCAACAGATTGAATCCAACAAGCGTAAAACGGTTCTGATTGTTACCGGATTTATCCTGTTTGTCCTGCTGGTGGGAGCCAGCGTCAGCTACATCCAAATGGGCGAGCCTCTGTGGGGAGCCACCTTCGCTGGTCTTCTCGCCATTGGGTACACCTTGTTCATGGTACTGTCCAGCACCCGGGTCGTCATGGCGATGAACCACGCCCAGGAAGTGAAACAGAAAGAAGACCACCCCTTCCTCTGGCATACCGTGGAGGGATTGGCCATGGCCGCCAGGGTCCCCACCCCGCGGATTTTCATTATCCAGGACCCCAGTCCCAACGCGTTTGCCACCGGCATCTCCCCCAAAGACGGAGCGGTGGCGGTCACAACCGGCTTGATGGACCGCCTCAACCGGGAAGAAGTGGAGGCGGTGTTGGCCCATGAGGTGGCTCACATCAAAAACTACGACATCCGCCTGGCCACTATTGCCCTCGCCTTGGTTTCGGTGATCGCCATCCTGAGCGATTTCGGATCCCGGATCTTGTTCTGGGGGCGGCGGGAACGAAATGTTCACCCCATCGTCTACGTGGTGGCATTGGTATTGTTATTCCTCTCTCCGTTTATCGCCACCATCATCCGCCTGGCCATCTCCCGCAACCGGGAATACCTGGCCGATGCCAGCGGGGCGGAGTTGTGCCGCAACCCCTATGCCTTAGCTTCGGCCTTGGAAAAGATTGCGGGGGTCCGGGAACCGGTAAAGGAAGCATCCAACGCCTCCGCCATGCTGTACTTCTCCGATCCCCTGAAAAAGAAAATGACCGGTCTCTTCTCCACCCATCCGCCTGCAGAAGAGCGGATCCGCCGTCTGCGGGGGATGTAA